From the genome of Onthophagus taurus isolate NC chromosome 5, IU_Otau_3.0, whole genome shotgun sequence, one region includes:
- the LOC111413543 gene encoding uncharacterized protein isoform X1, which translates to MSRSTKLRSPDKHSNKSSSSETKMIQNQRVTSRTCPKTCPKHQQLKRNPPPPNRTRLTSLDDGSESSGISPERQKLSKKHGNRLNIDCKALDNANEGYQQINCNDTIWTIKIMKDAANTAKCLNYNPAIVQTSLTTIINANKLETLLPIKERYKEELPSETALSSSNRPQRQKKIQTEVPTEGFLVCVPCQEALMRQNKPALAIDEVKMKESKTTQDNQRCEPCSRSRSRSRSPKSCCMCFRKRKKRYPRQKSVRIVRPDYHTNCSENYIC; encoded by the exons atgtCAAGATCTACAAAATTACGATCCCCTGATAAGCATTCCAATAAATCGTCATCCAGCGAaacaaaaatgattcaaaatcaaCGAGTAACGTCAAGAACTTGTCCAAAAACATGCCCAAAACATcaacaattaaaacgaaaTCCTCCACCACCAAATCGAACTCGATTAACTTCACTGGATGATGGAAGCGAATCATCGGGAATTTCACCAGAAcgtcaaaaattatcaaaaaaacatGGAAATCGTCTCAACATTGATTGTAAAGCCCTGGACAATGCGAACGAG GGGTACCAACAAATTAATTGCAACGACACAATTTggacaataaaaataatgaaagatGCCGCAAATACcgcaaaatgtttaaattataacCCCGCAATCGTTCAAACGAGCTTAACAACAATCATAAACGCGAATAAATTAGAAACTTTATTACCCATAAA AGAACGTTATAAAGAAGAATTACCCTCAGAAACGGCTTTATCCTCCTCAAATCGTCCTCaacgacaaaaaaaaattcaaactgAAGTTCCCACTGAAGGTTTCCTTGTGTGTGTACCATGTCAGGAAGCTTTGATGCGCCAAAACAAACCTGCTTTAGCAATAG ACGAAGTCAAAATGAAAGAATCGAAAACTACTCAAGATAATCAAAGATGTGAACCTTGTAGTAGATCTCGATCGAGAAGTAGATCGCCGAAATCTTGTTGTATGTGCTTCCGGAAACGGAAGAAAAGGTATCCTCGACAAAAATCAGTACGTATTGTGAGACCTGATTATCATACTAATTGTAGtgaaaattatatttgttga
- the LOC111413543 gene encoding uncharacterized protein isoform X2, producing MSRSTKLRSPDKHSNKSSSSETKMIQNQRVTSRTCPKTCPKHQQLKRNPPPPNRTRLTSLDDGSESSGISPERQKLSKKHGNRLNIDCKALDNANEGYQQINCNDTIWTIKIMKDAANTAKCLNYNPAIVQTSLTTIINANKLETLLPIKERYKEELPSETALSSSNRPQRQKKIQTEVPTEGFLVCVPCQEALMRQNKPALAIGD from the exons atgtCAAGATCTACAAAATTACGATCCCCTGATAAGCATTCCAATAAATCGTCATCCAGCGAaacaaaaatgattcaaaatcaaCGAGTAACGTCAAGAACTTGTCCAAAAACATGCCCAAAACATcaacaattaaaacgaaaTCCTCCACCACCAAATCGAACTCGATTAACTTCACTGGATGATGGAAGCGAATCATCGGGAATTTCACCAGAAcgtcaaaaattatcaaaaaaacatGGAAATCGTCTCAACATTGATTGTAAAGCCCTGGACAATGCGAACGAG GGGTACCAACAAATTAATTGCAACGACACAATTTggacaataaaaataatgaaagatGCCGCAAATACcgcaaaatgtttaaattataacCCCGCAATCGTTCAAACGAGCTTAACAACAATCATAAACGCGAATAAATTAGAAACTTTATTACCCATAAA AGAACGTTATAAAGAAGAATTACCCTCAGAAACGGCTTTATCCTCCTCAAATCGTCCTCaacgacaaaaaaaaattcaaactgAAGTTCCCACTGAAGGTTTCCTTGTGTGTGTACCATGTCAGGAAGCTTTGATGCGCCAAAACAAACCTGCTTTAGCAATAGgtgattaa
- the LOC111413542 gene encoding uncharacterized protein isoform X1 has product MGECNVLCCKKDRRRGPCNEVRFIEFFLSLLCLISALVASNQGHLNTKSSIHWVFAPLYGIPITYLFITFVDIIVTWTYFPIGWRAWILFSVGGGLLFLFCCGISPLIQSHLFFLYTLLYIITGFVFLMDGLCIVCMIRSLKLGTDQSQHQPCCNTACGHKATQIAPEINSVDSISQTDPNLQRKGPPIGDYNEYPSTQKRRNDPYQDREPQNMKGDYGRDMQESGRNEEKKDIVEKINDSKTVSAIQKTMWASRKLKPVDMTPLHNPFLAQSQINK; this is encoded by the exons atgggTGAATGCAATGTGTTATGTTGTAAAAAAGATCGAAGAAGAGGACCGTGTAATGAGGTTAGGTTTATTGAATTT TTTTTATCGTTATTATGCTTAATTTCTGCGTTAGTTGCGTCAAATCAAGGTCACCTTAACACCAAATCCTCGATCCATTGGGTGTTCGCCCCTTTATACGGAATCCcaataacttatttattcaTTACGTTCGTCGATATAATCGTCACTTGGACTTATTTTCCAATCGGTTGGAGAGCTtggattttattttcagttgGTGGAGGGCTTCTATTCCTTTTTTGTTGTGGGATATCACCTTTAATACAATCGcatcttttctttttgtacACTTTGTTGTATATAATCACCggttttgtgtttttaatgGATGGATTATGTATTGTTTG CATGATTCGCTCTTTAAAGCTTGGTACTGACCAAAGTCAGCATCAACCTTGCTGCAACACAGCTTGTGGGCATAAAGCGACTCAAATCGCACCGGAAATTAATAGTGTTGATTCAATATCTCAAACTGACCCGAATTTACAACgaaaag GTCCACCAATTGGGGATTATAATGAGTATCCGAGTACCcaaaaacgaagaaatgacCCATATCAAGATAGGGAACCTCAAAA TATGAAGGGGGATTATGGACGAGATATGCAAGAAAGTGGTAGAAACGAAGAGAAAAAAGATATTGTTGAGAAAATTAATGACTCAAAAACAGTTTCTGCTATTCAGAAGACAATGTGGGCTTCGAGGAAGTTAAAACCAGTCGATATGACTCCTTTACATAACCCATTTTTAGCTCAAagtcaaataaataaataa
- the LOC111413542 gene encoding uncharacterized protein isoform X2 — protein sequence MSRLIFDGFVKKLIWVNAMCYVVKKIEEEDRVMRLGLLNFMIRSLKLGTDQSQHQPCCNTACGHKATQIAPEINSVDSISQTDPNLQRKGPPIGDYNEYPSTQKRRNDPYQDREPQNMKGDYGRDMQESGRNEEKKDIVEKINDSKTVSAIQKTMWASRKLKPVDMTPLHNPFLAQSQINK from the exons ATGTcacgtttaatttttgacggattcgtaaaaaaattaatatgggTGAATGCAATGTGTTATGTTGTAAAAAAGATCGAAGAAGAGGACCGTGTAATGAGGTTAGGTTTATTGAATTT CATGATTCGCTCTTTAAAGCTTGGTACTGACCAAAGTCAGCATCAACCTTGCTGCAACACAGCTTGTGGGCATAAAGCGACTCAAATCGCACCGGAAATTAATAGTGTTGATTCAATATCTCAAACTGACCCGAATTTACAACgaaaag GTCCACCAATTGGGGATTATAATGAGTATCCGAGTACCcaaaaacgaagaaatgacCCATATCAAGATAGGGAACCTCAAAA TATGAAGGGGGATTATGGACGAGATATGCAAGAAAGTGGTAGAAACGAAGAGAAAAAAGATATTGTTGAGAAAATTAATGACTCAAAAACAGTTTCTGCTATTCAGAAGACAATGTGGGCTTCGAGGAAGTTAAAACCAGTCGATATGACTCCTTTACATAACCCATTTTTAGCTCAAagtcaaataaataaataa
- the LOC111413544 gene encoding uncharacterized protein — MEDDKAEDEKVDLPKKKSLRKRIKSNWHVVIKIIEMSLCIVCIGLIYEPLQNQDIIKGHLHHLGVIYTSFSGYLLIMCVMFTSFLFNEAIGYKTSTMFSICAACLNIITAILIFTDKDHFKSRIFHPNMYLLPLLIGCSVCAFVNGIVYFVDAVFTFKYKRDFGPN, encoded by the exons ATGGAAGATGACAAAGCGGAGGATGAAAAGGTGGATTTGccgaaaaagaaaagtttaaggaaaagaattaaatctaattggcacgttgtaataaaaataattgaaatg agcTTGTGCATCGTTTGTATCGGACTAATTTACGAACCACTTCAAAATCAAGACATAATTAAGGGGCATCTACACCATTTGGGCGTAATTTACACCAGTTTCTCCggatatttattaataatgtgCGTAATGTTTAcgagttttttgtttaatgaaGCGATCGGTTATAAAACTTCGACCATGTTTTCGATTTGCGCCGCTTGTCTTAACATAATAACTGCCATATTAATATTCACCGataaagatcattttaaaagtagGATTTTTCACCCAAACATGTATTTATTACCTTTACTAATCGGTTGTAGCGTTTGCGCATTCGTAAACGggattgtttattttgttgatgcggtttttacatttaaatataaaagggATTTTGGtccaaattaa
- the LOC111413545 gene encoding protein snakeskin: MTNIATVGSIIIKVLKLVLNLIILVLYRTGYGGQFLGVGGTWNLNEEKNPDTEIVASGVFVGFFIYTAVSLFSYCFATGDHKHTFVDIVMNIVGIFMWLAVGSAALHYWHGYMAEHRFLYVSTERQVGLALGSLCIIMGAIYILDSVLSSIHYFKTKMMSD, from the exons ATGACGAATATCGCAACTGTTGGTTCTATAATcattaaagttttaaagttg gtgctaaatttgatcattttgGTTCTTTATCGAACTGGTTATGGCGGGCAATTTTTGGGAGTTGGAGGCACATGGAATTTGAATGAGGAAAAAAACCCCGATACTGAAATCGTAGCTTCAGGAGTTTTTGTTGGGTTCTTTATTTATACAGCCGTTTCATTGTTTAGTTATTGCTTTGCAACGGGTGACCACAAACA CACTTTCGTTGATATCGTTATGAATATCGTGGGGATTTTTATGTGGCTCGCGGTGGGGAGTGCTGCTTTACATTATTGGCATGGATATATGGCCGAACATAGGTTCTTGTATGTTTCAACAGAACGACAA gtTGGGTTAGCTTTGGGTTCTCTCTGCATAATCATGGGGGCGATTTATATCTTAGACAGTGTTTTATCATCGATTCATTATTTCAAAACCAAAATGATGAGcgattaa